Genomic DNA from Cydia amplana chromosome 9, ilCydAmpl1.1, whole genome shotgun sequence:
gaataatccCAAATACTCTTATAGTAAACTTACCTTGAATAGGTATGAACTCCTCATTGGTACTTTAATATATTGCACTACTTTACGTGTCCAAGTATGCCTTTGCTttctgttaaggggcccactgattaccagtccgccggacgatagcggcctgtcagttggaacaaaaagttgacagctccgaacaactgacaggccgataccggtggactggtaatcagtgggtccctttactCAAAATTGCACACCCTTTTAGAACTTATGGCTTTATAATACTTATAGCTAGTTATAATTAAGTAGTTTAATTTATAAAGCATAAATAAGTGCCTTCTATATCCATGCAAAGAAGCTTATAAATAGTtaatatagaaatactaccagtgtaactttttaaattgtttattgaaatcaataaataatattggggaGCAttatcctttatttattttaaaccctTTAAGTGATTACTTTAATTTCTGATAATCTtaaacctttaaacgagcaataggGATgaggacacatgttgaattttataacaaaatctagtaaaatagatagcaaacgagcaatttatcacaataatgtggatattaaaataaaatattgaaaaattacaaaattacaggacctgaaagtttcaaaatttaagtttttttttaacttccaaaaacgataaaagtaagggtaccattcgattccttacatttcatccaaaaaaatattgtacagcaactatatacataaacgcaatatttcaccgacaaaaacgcaattttcttgttttgtccatactacaagatgggcgatgacgtcacggcctctggtcgttttgtatagggcgtttcgcgagtgaagtgcgactgtcggactttgactacaatttctgcatttgtgttactttaatgcaatgggtcccatattgACATtttatcctaaaaacaaacccgatcgattgataccataaaaaaaaattagtcatgtagcctattcttgtttgtttatttatttatttatatatttcggcgatctcggaaacggctctaacgatttcgatgaaatttagtatatggggttttcgggggcaaagaatcgatctaactaggtcttatctctgggaaaacgctcatttttgagtttttatatgtttaccgatcaaagctcggtctcccagatattagtaattaaacaaaaatactaATGTTGCCTacatatcgtcgggtgacaagtaaaagtcactaactaacatcattgaaattattggacaataaaccgtgttacaagtgtaataaagttcattgttactttaattttttgatagtacttagtgacttacttgtcacccgacgatatactCGTATATCAGTACGTACAAAACTAGATCTTATTGCAAAAGGAGCAAGCTTATTAATTTGGCATGGTGAACAAAAAGGCAATAAACTAAAGCAAGAACGAGGTTTATCAGTCATATAAAGTTTTAATTAAGAGCTtcttttaaccctttgaccgccgttggcatgtatacaagacgacgatagaacgatacactggcgccgctgtcttgtatacaagacaaaaattcaaccgctcggtaaatgtggaaaaaatatcaattatatatttttttacactcatgctaatgttttaggtccttgtttaaaaaaaaattgcatttaaagcagctatagaaatccattcttttataataaattgctccagatttcaacgtttttcttgttcctcgtcgccgttgtcttgcatacaagacagctagggatgggaatgttaactcgatatgagaatattcaaaataaatatcaaatcgcaaatctggttttatttaagcatttgaacacttgttaaatgccaattggtggtaactagtaactagaatacgtaaaacgagacgagagagacaggcattaactatagctgaagttcagggagcttcttcagctgttgatagtagagtcagacaagtaaatctgtccttgtggtttatttgcagaacaaaagattcattttaagatgatagtgtagtgaagagtgataccctgcagtgaccgcttcgcacaagaatggtacaggcggacgctaggactagtcagtgtcgcctaactatgagaatgttatatatgtatttgaaattgacgaaaaattgtcatggtagggaggatgtaatacgggaactgagaaactcatctaaggaacatgtcgaatatgaaacatgcattcccgaacatttccgatccccacccttttccaatattattgttcttcactcattgacaattcaattaacccacgtgtaattttccccaatgcagttccggtacttacatttatattatcgacacacgatgcgcggctctaacgttacgcttataaagtttacgtaccgacaagcgcttacgccgttgacctagagactattattacttaatccgcacggaaacagtccttgtcagtctgcactgcggacagtccatgcgcgccgttgtcttgtataaaagacttcttgtacagcctagtgcggtgatattacgtcatgaatcgatattgtttagtggttgtttataatgataaagacctttatttttaacattgtcgtttgtaaaaaatatgtaaatttttggcattttcgaaataaattaaagttggataagaacaaagccaaattgagaagatttttaccataaattgtaaatatcgatatcactatttgcaatccctaaactttttttagttgtttacttaaaatttggtctggcgtgtgagtgagcgtctttgcggactaggtccggcggccaaaaggaatttttggacaataaaccgtgttacaagtgtaataaagttcattgttactttaattttttgatagtacttagtgactattacttgtcacccgacgatatactCGTATATCAGTACGTACAAAACTAGATCTTATTGCAAAAGGAGCAAGCTTATTAATTTGGCATGGTGAACAAAAAGGCAATAAATTAAAGCAAGAACGAGGTTTATCAGTCATATAAAGTTTTAATTAAGAACTTCTTTTAAAAGATATCAGTGTCTCGTACCTCAGTCATGGTAAGTAGATTTTGTCTATTACCTACTATGCTGTAATTTTACCTTCCAGTTGTCACACAATCTACAAGTATAACGGACACTGTATTTGGATTCCTTATTGCTGGATAGCTTTAAATTCGGGGGCCTTTTCTGGTTCGATTTCATCAGCCTGAGGGCTGTGTTCGAAGAATTTTGCAATGAAATACCTAGAAAAAAGAATGATATTTAGTCGGCTAGAATCTTTCATGTTCATGAGAGCAAACAGCAAACAACCCAACGTTTTAGtgatgggtggatcaactatttcttgttgttattctgtccggtcagccaagagacaatagtagcatagtttgttagaagacattgtacaccaccttctgacacgcttggtagacgaccctcaatgaaaagggtttataagtatcaaaaaaaagcggccaagtgcgagtcggactcgcccatgaagggttccgtatttaggcgatttatgacgtataaaaaaaaactacttactagatctcgttcaaaccaattttcggtggaagtttacatggtaatgtacatcatatattttttttagttttatcattgtcttattttagaagttacaggggggggggggggacacacattttaccactttggaagtgtctctcgcgcaaactattcagtttagaaaaaaatgatattagaaacctcaatatcatttttgaagacctatccatagataggtaccccacacgtatgggtttgatgaaaaaaaattttttgagtttcagttcgaagtatggggaaccccaaaaatttattgttttttttctatttttgtgtgaaaatcttaatgcggttcacagaatacatctacttaccaagtttcaacagtatagttcttatagtttcggagaaaagtggctgtgacatacggacggacagacggacagacggacagacagacagacatgacgaatctataagggttccgttttttgccatttggctacggaaccctaaaaagcgtgtttgatcaatttaaatgtctaaaaatccggttttaagagtgacccaggagaacgtaaccatggcaacgagtgacaagaaaaagttgattcaccctgataatttttttcatacgtCGTTTCACCACGGACTGAGGCTGTTGATCGATTAGGTAATACATATAAGAATTTAGTACCTAGATGTGGTATCGTGCCAGCTGGGAGTGTTAGGTTACCGTTCATATGCCGGAACGCATGAACGAAGAATTCAAAACCTGCTCGGATCCACGTTCGCATACGAGAGCTTTCATCGCCATTCGATTCATTTAACAAGCCCCTTTCAAAATATTCGTTGTTGGTATAAGTAAAAATAAGCGGTAGGTATATACCAGACGAGTATCTCAATGGTGATCAGTATGGTAGCGGCGAGGATCTGACCAGCCAGTTTGGCTGGATCGGCTGTGCCCCGCAGAGCCGCCGACAGTATGGCGTCGCCGGCGTCTGACGCGGTCTCCAACGCGACCACTAACAGAGCTGGCGCCGCCAACCAGCGTGCGCCGCGACGCCACCACGATTGCTAAAAAATAATGAGAAAAGATGATAAAGGCCGCAGGGCCTATATGTGCTGCTATATTTGCTATGCTATATTTGACCACTAACCACCACATTACAACCATTACATTACATTCAGCGGCAAATCGATAGTTTCAACCAAAGTGGTGGTTAAGTGGCCAGATATACGCAGCAGCACATACATAACACAGCTTTCTTACCATAGGAATAATAATGTGTTGCGACTGTATGTCTGATGTGTTGTCTTAGCACTAAATTGTGACTAACCTTTGACATGACAGCTACCAGTAATAGCAGCGAGCTTATGCAGGTGACCAAAGCGCTTAGCGTCCCATAGCCCAACACAAGGCGTATCGTTGGCTTAGTGATCCTAAACAACAATAAGCTCGTTAATACAATTAGCAACCATACGAAAGGTGCCGAGAGGCGAGAGAAGGAATCATATTTAgtctatagaaaataaatgctcATAACTCGATAAAGTACCTAGTCTCCTACTCGTACGTAATCGTTGGTAGGcacttgaataaaaataaaagtctgcCGTGTGCCGAGGCGGATTTATGGTTATGGATAACGGATGATTTGGTTTATGATGTTAGGAATTTCTTAAGAAGAACAAGTAAGGTGTAATGGGTTTGTCATGTTTGTCAACTCACTATTTACAACTGGAGCTCTAGAGTGAAGGGAGTTGGCGGAAATATCCTTCTGAACTCTCCTTCACATAGCTATTAGTAGTTGATGGAACAAAGTACCACCTCGCAAAGCTGACGTTATTGAGTTTCTGCAAAACGTCACTGCGCCGCGAGCGCGTACGCCGACATCGAGACACATTCAGAGGAGCAACTGCTAGCGGACGTCTTCCGAGTTCTTCTGTATATAAGTGGGTACCTATCTGTTGAGGGAACAACGTACCGCCTCGCAAAGTTGACGTTGTTCAGCTTCTGCAAGACGTCGTCATCGTTCAGTTCCAGCTCGACGGGCTGCGCCGCGAGCGCGCACGCCGGCATCGACACACATTCAGAGGAGCAACTGCTAGCGGACGTCTTCCGAGTTCTTCTGTATATAAGTGGGTACCTATCTATTGAGGGAACAACGTACCGCCTCGCAAAGGTGACGTTATTCAGCTTCTGCAAGACGTCGTCATCGTTCAGTTCCAGCTCGACGGGCTGCGCCGCGAGCGCGCACGCCGACATCGATACACATTCAGAGGAGCAACTTAACGGACGTCTTCTGAGTTTCTCCTGTATATAAGTGGGTACCTATCTGTTGAGGGAACAACGTACCGCCTCGCAAAGGTGACGTTGTTCAGCTTCTGCAAGACGTCGTCATCGTTCAGTTCCAGCTCGACGGGCTGCGCTGCGAGCGCGCACGCCGACATCGAGACGCCGAGCAGCCCTACGATTAGCGCGCGCAACCGCAAGCGGAAGCCTTCTGAGCTCTCCACCATTACATAACTGTTCTGTTCGAGGTTTAAACGTTATGTTAATTTCCGTGAAGTAAATCTGTGCAAAAGCTAACCGGGAGTACCTAAATGAAAACGCCACGTAGGTAAAGTACCTAACCTAATAATTCGGTCTGAAATTATCATTCCGTTACGAAATATTGGGCAACTGATGAAGATCTGATAAATTTCCGATAGGCAGTTTACTTGATCCCGAGGAAGTTTCTTTGGTTCACTAGAATACTAGCAATCCGTAAAGTACCTAACCTAATAATTCGGTCTGAAATTATCATTCCGTTACGAAATATTGGGCAACTGATGAAGATCTGATAAATTTCCGATAGGCAGTTTACTTGATCCCGAGGAAGTTTCTTTGGTTCACTAGAATACTAGCAATCCGTAAAGTACCTAACCTAATAATTCGGTCTGAAATTATCATTCCGTTACGAAATGTTGGGCAACTGATGAAGATCTGATAAATTTCCGATAGGCAGTTTACTTGATCCCGAGGAAGTTTCTTTGGTTCACTAGAATACTAGCAATCCGTAAAGTTGATACCTAATGTCTGtgtttaattttaaacatgTCTGTTGCCCCCGTTGTGTTTGGTGAGTTTTCTGATTTTAGGTGAAGGAAAATGTCAGGATTGATCGGTGCTATGAGCAACAAGATCTTGTTTTCCGTCCTAATTCGAAGGTGAGATGGACGCTTTCGTAAAACCTGGGCGCCAACCCAACATGCCAGTCGTTTACGCTTCGTAGTgttcgtagcgaacgaaacgcaactgtgtcGCACTaaaatggaagagtgatagagggaTATACaactacgctacgctacggaccgtaaacgattggcacgttggctaggcATCCTGGTATCTTTGCAATCTATATATCAGAGTTGCCGAGTGTAATCCAGACTGCTGTAGAGCTTCATGTGATATTCAGCCTGttcatgtatgtacctatgactTAAGGACGGGACAAACCGAAAGCAAAAAATATCCTGGCTATAAAAAGAGTAGTATTTCCTTTGCAGTCTTACGTTTGCTGATGTATTCTCATGTTTTAGGCGAATTTGATTTAGTAAAACATCACTTCCAACTTCCATATCTAATCACCAAAAATGCTCTAAACTACATTGTAGTCGGTTCCACTATTTAACAAACATTTCAGCAATGTTTGCCgttaaaaaactttaaatttatAGTCACATCATGGAGACATGATATTTTTGGTTGACAGTTTGTCAAAAGTTGCGCTCAATTTGGGTTTCTTTATCACCAGTTACACAGAATGTCAGTCATATGAAAATAGGACTAGTATCGACTACAGTTGAATCGCGTCGAATTGACTCGCATTTGTAAGTTCCGTGGTGTGCTGGTGTGCGTTCATCACAGACGAAAGGCTGGCGTAGCGTCTATTGACGAAGGGCGATGgaccaaagaatataatactcactagGATGGAccaatatattatactactctttgcgaTGGCGTCTAGGCGACGCCAGTTTGGACGCCAGCCTTTAGGGTCCGACCAAACTGTATGGTAGGCATGAACCTAGTATCTATGATGGCAGGTATTTGGATGGTATTTGTAATGACAGTGTGGTAATGTcatcattaaccttttggacgccaatgaccgatatatccgcaccgtaggttcaacgccaaagaccgattaatcggtcacatatcacagagcaacatagacctacgtgcatatgcataaagttcaatttcagttttgacactccggtgacgtggcgtcagcgtgacagcttttgtgtttgacacggcgtcgaaaaggttaatgtcaaatttccattacgtttataatgacactcactTTGATCTAATGATCGGTGCAAAGATTAGACTATGGAGTGTAGAGGTATTAGCGTAGCTAGTAGCTTCACTCCatagcttagacggactgtAGACTGTCAATTGCCTAATACACATGTCTGCCCACCATACTTCGCCTAGTGTTGCTCCCGCCCCATACAAATTTAGTGATCCCACCGGTGATGCTCACAGCATCGgactattattacttaggtTAATAAAGAGGTAATGAGCTTTTGATCCCACCGGCAAAGCCACCGGTGATGCTCATGCTCTCATGACCACACAGAGCAGTTTACGTGATCCCACTGGTGATGCTCCTGGCAGCCAACCTGCTAAGGATGATATTTCCAACGCACGCGCGGTCAATGAGTATAATAATTTCGAAACGCGTGGCCCTTTAATGATTTAATCCCTTGATCTATAAAATAACCTACAAAGTTTAAAAACTGGGTGCACCTGATAGTTATCTGAGCAAAATTTGGCAAAATGAAAAGGCAACACTggaaatttttgttttattgtcaAACCAAATAGcattttaaatttgaaacaTCAAATCAAAAGGGAACTTAAATAGCACTAACAACGCTCTAGAATCTTTTGAATAAAGTATCTAAGTCCCTTTTGGATTTAGACAGATACAAACctgttaaagtaggtacatattattatatattattatattaaaatagatACGAAAAACAATGACAAATTAAACAACAAAATTTAAAACGTCCCGGGTCATCTTTTAAAGATTGTAAATGCTGCAATAAGCTTGGTTTTTGTATGCTCCAGAACATTGGGTGATAAGGGTGTCTTGAATGGCAAATTCAGGGCGCAGTCTCTGGAAGCCAGCGGTTATCAGCATTCCTAAGAATGGATGCATCTTGTCGGTAGCGGCGATGAATAGTCCATCTGAGCCTAGGGCAAGCTGCGCTGCCATcttcgtattattattattgacgaTGTCTTTCACGGTTTCACTTTTTGGGTCACTTCCGGAAAACATGAACGCTGGCCATACTGGTTCACGCAATACAAAGTCACCTAACTTATTACTCATTATGGAAATGTCATAAAACAGAACAGCTTGAGGTCCTTCGGAGATATTATTGCTTTTGTCGAGTCCAACTGACGTGAGTTCTAATTCTGGTCCCTGATGTACTTGTATCATGGTCTCGTTCGACGTTATATTCACTGATTCGGAGGTTATTTGAAAAATTTCACTCTTCAATGAGTTATCCTTAAAGCTGTTTTCTTTTAAGTTATTAATAGTTACATTCTCCATAGTTGCATTTGGCATTCCGTCAGTCAACATATTTCCGGCCGCATTTTTGGCAGTACTTTCAGATGTTACAATATCATAATAGTTATAAACGGCGTTTCTCTTAGCTCTTTGCGTTCTTGTAATCGGTGTATCATTAGAAGGCAACAGCTCCATTTGTGATGGAAACCCAAAAGAGAAAAAGCTATTAAACATCGACAGAGTATCATTTAATATCTGTTTCAAGCATTTGAAAGAGTTTTCTTCTTCATCGTCTATAGCTTGAAGCATTACATTGTAATCTGTTACAGGGAGCCCGTCGTTGTGATTCTTTAAAATTTCATTGACACGTTGGTCGAAGCGGAAATTATTACTGAATTGATTGTTGTAGGTAGTCAAGTCCATACCGATACCACCGTTCTGCCAAACAGAAAATACTCTAGCGTAAAATGTTAAATAGGACACCGGGATAGCTCTCCACTTGAATCTCAGTGGCGTCATTGCCATATACTTGTTCAAGGCCATAACAGTGATGTTAATATTGGGATACCTCTTTTCAAATTCTTTTAGGCATGAGTGCTTATGGAACACGTCTTTATTTGGAAACTCAAACCATCTGCTAGTTAATCTCCCATGTCTTGGAATATAATAAGGATGTCGTATAGCATCATCGACTAAGAAGAATACGTTGAAGCGAAGGTTTGGGTAGGTGACAGCCATAGATTCAAGATACTGTGAATACAATTCCAGTGGCAAACGACATCCTTTGTTGACGATATGATGTAGGAATACGTTGCTGCTAGGTTTTCCATCATCGTATTTAAGTAACAGTGGTTGCCTTCTGTACACCGACATGCCTAAACCGCTAAATAGCAGAAACGACATTCCCAGCAAAACAAGTGTCATCCCAGATGCTGATATGAGTTCTGAAAGcagatgttaaaaaaaaattacatttcgcaaaatatctggaaaaataaataggtatacctacgacTACGTGATTTTTGTTTACTACGTACCTAAAGTatgttatttacaaattacaacAGATAACATTCGCTACTTGAATCTAGCAGGCCCACCATTCGAAATTTGCAGAGTAAGTAACATTGCTTGTAGAAATTCGCAGCAATGCTAAAGTGGCACATTAGTGGCATGCTAAATCGAAAAGCTTATAAATCGAAAGTTAAGTTCTCCCAAAAAGGCTCCAAAAATAAGAAAAGCAGTCTTTGAAGGCTAGACTTTTATGTCGACACTTGCGTGAAAT
This window encodes:
- the LOC134650677 gene encoding uncharacterized protein LOC134650677, whose protein sequence is MEVGSDVLLNQIRLKHENTSNSYVMVESSEGFRLRLRALIVGLLGVSMSACALAAQPVELELNDDDVLQKLNNVTFARRITKPTIRLVLGYGTLSALVTCISSLLLLVAVMSKQSWWRRGARWLAAPALLVVALETASDAGDAILSAALRGTADPAKLAGQILAATILITIEILVWYFIAKFFEHSPQADEIEPEKAPEFKAIQQ
- the LOC134650993 gene encoding uncharacterized protein LOC134650993 — protein: MERPPEAKKGEQCPLLKMEIGMPDAVRQPTVVPQNWSVTCVPKKSFLQQWPELISASGMTLVLLGMSFLLFSGLGMSVYRRQPLLLKYDDGKPSSNVFLHHIVNKGCRLPLELYSQYLESMAVTYPNLRFNVFFLVDDAIRHPYYIPRHGRLTSRWFEFPNKDVFHKHSCLKEFEKRYPNINITVMALNKYMAMTPLRFKWRAIPVSYLTFYARVFSVWQNGGIGMDLTTYNNQFSNNFRFDQRVNEILKNHNDGLPVTDYNVMLQAIDDEEENSFKCLKQILNDTLSMFNSFFSFGFPSQMELLPSNDTPITRTQRAKRNAVYNYYDIVTSESTAKNAAGNMLTDGMPNATMENVTINNLKENSFKDNSLKSEIFQITSESVNITSNETMIQVHQGPELELTSVGLDKSNNISEGPQAVLFYDISIMSNKLGDFVLREPVWPAFMFSGSDPKSETVKDIVNNNNTKMAAQLALGSDGLFIAATDKMHPFLGMLITAGFQRLRPEFAIQDTLITQCSGAYKNQAYCSIYNL